GTAGGTGATCGTGTAGCCGAGCATCGGCACCGAGCTCTGGGCCGTCTGGGTGATGGAGGTGATGGCCGGGGTGGAGCACTGCTGTCCGGCGATCGCACCGATCAGCAGGGGCTTCTCGATCTTCAGGAGCTTCCGGCCGACGATGAGGGAGAGCGTCGCGGGCACCAGCACCATGGCGATCCCGGCGAACGGCAGCAGTGCTCCGTACTCCTTGAGCAGCGGCCACGCCTGCGGCCCCGAGACCAGGCCCGTACAGGCGATGAACAGGGCGAGACCCATGTCCTTCAGCGTGTTCGCGGCCTGCGGCGGGAACGCGCCGAAGGTCTGCGTGCGGGAGCGGAACCAGCCGAAGAGCAGCCCGGAGATCAGGCAGCCGCCGCCGGTGCCCAGCGACATCGGGATGTCGCCCATCGTGACCACGAGCTGGCCGATCAGGGAGCCGACGACGATGCCCAGGCCCAGGTAGATGAAGTCGGTGGCGTCGTTCTTGACCACCGCGCCGATCTTGGCGACCAGCTTGGAGAGCCCGGAGCGCGCGCCGACCAGGGTCAGGACGTCGCCCCGGTGGACGACGGTGTCGGGGTTGGCGGGGAGCTGCTGGTCGCCGCGCAGGACGTCGGTGATGTAGACGCCGTCCTTGATGAACTCCGGGTGCCTGCGCTGGAGTTGGTCGATGGTCAGGCCGTCCGTCGCCTTGTCGGTCACGGCGATCTGGCGGGAGGTGAGCGGGGTGTCGAGGCCGGGGATGCCGGGGGTCTCCGGGCCGATGAGGCGGCCCGCCTCGATGGTGTTGGCCCGCCGTCCGACGATCAGGACCAGGTCGGAGAGGGTGAGGCGGAGGTTCGGGGCGGCCGGGTAGACCTTGCTGCCCCGCTTGACCGCCTCGACCGTGATGCGTCCGTCGAGGCCCGACTCCAGGTCGCTGACGGTGCGGCCGTCCGCGTGCGTCACCAGGTACGTACGTCCGACCAGGCCGGGCAGCGCGGCCCGCTCGTCGGACTCCAGGCCGCCCTGACCGCCGCCGCCGCGCATCTTCTCCCACAGCTCGCGGGAGGCGTCGGCCAGGTTGATGCGCATCAGCATCGGCATGATCTGGCTGGTGTAGAGCACGATCGTGATCAGGCCGAAGAGGTAGCAGACCGTGTACGCGGTGGCGACGTGGCCCTGGTACTGGGTGATCTGGTCCGGTGTCAGGTTGCCGAGCTTGCCGATGGCCTCGGTCGCGGTGCCGACGACCGCGGACTCGGTGGCCGCGCCCGCGAGGATGCCGGAGGCGGTGCCGACGTCGAGGTCGAAGACCTTCGCGAGGCCGTACGCGATGCCCAGGACGCTGACCAGCTCGATGAGGCAGAGCACGAAGAAGCGCAGGCTCTTGCGGTTGAGGTTCGCGAAGAACTGCGGGCCCGCCAGGTAGCCCAGCGAGAAGATGAACAGGGCGAAGAAGACGGTCTTCACGTCGCCGGAGACCTGAACCTCCGCCCAGGCCCCCATCAGCAGGGACACGATCAGGGTGCCGCAGATGCCGCCGAGCGTGATGGGCCCGACACGGACCTTGCCGACCAGGTAGCCGAGGGCCAGACACAGGAACAGCGCGAGTTCGGGATGGTCCTTCAGAACGCCCATAGTCGTCAGATCCCGGAGAGAGTCGGATGAGGCTGATGAAAGCGGTGCAAAGTGGGACTTGTCGCTCAACGTAGCAACGTGACTACGGGTCGGCACGTCCGGTGGGGGCGCTCGGTGGGCGTGCCCGG
The sequence above is a segment of the Streptomyces sp. NBC_00237 genome. Coding sequences within it:
- the aspT gene encoding aspartate-alanine antiporter translates to MGVLKDHPELALFLCLALGYLVGKVRVGPITLGGICGTLIVSLLMGAWAEVQVSGDVKTVFFALFIFSLGYLAGPQFFANLNRKSLRFFVLCLIELVSVLGIAYGLAKVFDLDVGTASGILAGAATESAVVGTATEAIGKLGNLTPDQITQYQGHVATAYTVCYLFGLITIVLYTSQIMPMLMRINLADASRELWEKMRGGGGQGGLESDERAALPGLVGRTYLVTHADGRTVSDLESGLDGRITVEAVKRGSKVYPAAPNLRLTLSDLVLIVGRRANTIEAGRLIGPETPGIPGLDTPLTSRQIAVTDKATDGLTIDQLQRRHPEFIKDGVYITDVLRGDQQLPANPDTVVHRGDVLTLVGARSGLSKLVAKIGAVVKNDATDFIYLGLGIVVGSLIGQLVVTMGDIPMSLGTGGGCLISGLLFGWFRSRTQTFGAFPPQAANTLKDMGLALFIACTGLVSGPQAWPLLKEYGALLPFAGIAMVLVPATLSLIVGRKLLKIEKPLLIGAIAGQQCSTPAITSITQTAQSSVPMLGYTITYTLSNFLLPLTGPILVGVLGA